Proteins from one Catenuloplanes atrovinosus genomic window:
- a CDS encoding DUF58 domain-containing protein, translating to MREALRGLTTRGRSFLAAGLAAALSAVVLGERDLLRVAILLVALPLIAAIYVGRNRYRLACTRSLDPQRTPVGGNARVVLRLQNMSRLPTGTLLLEDRLPYALGSRPRVVLERLAAGQASSVGYTVRADLRGRYQVGPLIVRLTDPFGLCELIRAFPSTDRLTVIPQVTPLPSVRLTGEYAGTGESRARSVAVHGEDDAATREYRHGDDLRRVHWRSTARKGELMVRREEQPWDSRATVVLDTRASAYRGEGPTASFEFAVSAAASIALHLRQAGYKLRLVTGAGADIDASEASGEGVLLDHLAEVKPQTGDVASLIENVRGRSDGGLIIALLGSLTAGEAEVLARLRGSNATCIGFLVDSSTWVNLPPEARAEADAAQNAAALSLTRSGWRVVGVNHGAKLAGLWPQIGRGTQGFAYRATMAETVAGGRR from the coding sequence ATGCGCGAAGCCCTGCGCGGACTGACCACGCGCGGCCGCTCCTTCCTGGCGGCCGGGCTCGCCGCGGCGCTCTCCGCCGTGGTGCTGGGCGAGCGGGACCTGCTCCGGGTCGCGATCCTGCTGGTGGCCCTGCCGCTGATCGCGGCGATCTACGTGGGACGCAACCGGTACCGGCTGGCCTGCACCCGCTCGCTCGATCCGCAGCGCACCCCGGTCGGCGGCAACGCCCGCGTGGTGCTGCGCCTGCAGAACATGTCCCGGCTGCCCACCGGCACCCTGCTGCTGGAGGACCGGCTGCCGTACGCGCTGGGCAGCCGTCCCCGCGTGGTGCTGGAGCGGCTCGCGGCCGGCCAGGCCAGCTCGGTCGGCTACACCGTGCGCGCGGACCTGCGCGGCCGCTACCAGGTGGGCCCGCTGATCGTCCGGCTCACCGACCCGTTCGGCCTGTGCGAGCTGATCCGCGCGTTCCCTAGCACCGACCGACTCACCGTGATCCCGCAGGTCACGCCGCTGCCGTCGGTGCGCCTGACCGGGGAGTACGCGGGCACCGGCGAGAGCCGCGCCCGCTCCGTGGCCGTGCACGGCGAGGATGACGCGGCCACCCGGGAGTACCGCCACGGTGACGACCTGCGCCGGGTGCACTGGCGCTCCACCGCGCGCAAGGGCGAGCTGATGGTCCGCCGCGAGGAGCAGCCGTGGGACAGCCGGGCCACGGTCGTGCTGGACACGCGCGCGAGCGCGTACCGTGGTGAGGGCCCGACCGCCAGCTTCGAGTTCGCGGTCTCCGCGGCCGCCAGCATCGCGCTGCACCTGCGCCAGGCGGGTTACAAGTTGCGGCTGGTGACCGGCGCGGGCGCGGACATCGACGCGTCCGAGGCGTCCGGCGAGGGTGTGCTGCTGGACCACCTGGCCGAGGTGAAGCCGCAGACCGGCGACGTCGCCTCGCTGATCGAGAACGTGCGCGGCCGCTCCGACGGCGGCCTGATCATCGCGCTGCTCGGCTCGCTGACCGCCGGTGAGGCGGAGGTTCTGGCCCGGCTGCGCGGCAGCAACGCCACCTGCATCGGCTTCCTGGTGGACAGCTCCACCTGGGTGAACCTGCCGCCGGAGGCGCGGGCCGAGGCGGACGCGGCGCAGAACGCGGCCGCGCTGAGCCTGACCCGCAGCGGCTGGCGCGTGGTGGGCGTGAACCATGGCGCGAAGCTCGCCGGGCTGTGGCCGCAGATCGGCCGCGGCACGCAGGGCTTCGCCTACCGGGCCACGATGGCCGAGACGGTGGCGGGAGGACGCAGATGA
- a CDS encoding transglutaminase family protein — MSGRRRLGLVAAAATLMAAAPLSTIYDRWTWLIQCVIAVGMVCGAATLSRSLRAPVWVQGLAMVAGLLLITTWLFRSGDEFLGLLPSPATFTHFGALATQAVEDMRGYGIPVPDRDGLLFLTVVGVGGVAILVDLLTVGVRRPALAGLPMLAIYSVPVAIYPESVPTLPFVIGAVGYLWLLVADNVERVRRFGRRFTGDGRDVDVWAPSPLAAAGRRLAVVGVVAAVAVPLAVPTFSSGLLTRLTQTTGAGEGAGTGRGGSAGKIDLFAALKGQLQNTETIEYLTVTTNNPAPYYLRFGVADNLTPEGFRNQAPNGDPANRRISPPMVARSGLEQREYSASITVSERFEMPMLPVYANLTNAGDLDSGWFYDDSLQIVYSNRRTAKSAEYSFTYVAPEYTAEALRGARDLDPDSVIRQQYTQKPQLTAEQQAEVKNIVEGEIKGATTQYDKVRALYDYFSRENGFSYSLSTETGSTGSDLLDFLDRRTGYCQQYATALAWLLRDAGIPARVAFGFTRGTPSGDPNTYTLTNQNAHAWTEVYFEGFGWVPFDATPAQAVPGAARGDWAPDVDATQAPTASAGPTTSTSPGAASSAAPGERPDRDTDEDTADAAGVITPQGPRWPWYLAAGTIVLLALLAVPALLRSSARRRRSAPASVATVTAAGPEEPGRMSLLGPSPELERSRRDAHAAWAEMLDTMIDYRVEVNPAETPRNTVDRLTRQESLTPEAASAAALLGSAEEHARYARTPLTGTDLGGALARLRQGLSVHTTRRVRMQAVLMPPSVLRRWKTGIGDRYAAVVGMFGRWRDATLRLSPRRLLARSR, encoded by the coding sequence ATGAGCGGCAGGCGACGGCTCGGACTGGTGGCCGCGGCGGCGACGCTGATGGCCGCCGCGCCGCTGTCCACGATCTACGACCGGTGGACCTGGCTGATCCAGTGCGTGATCGCGGTCGGCATGGTGTGCGGCGCGGCGACGCTGTCCCGCTCGCTGCGCGCGCCGGTGTGGGTGCAGGGCCTGGCCATGGTGGCCGGCCTGCTGCTGATCACCACGTGGCTGTTCCGCAGCGGGGACGAGTTCCTCGGGCTGCTGCCCTCGCCGGCGACGTTCACGCACTTCGGCGCGCTGGCCACCCAGGCGGTGGAGGACATGCGCGGGTACGGCATCCCGGTGCCGGACCGGGACGGCCTGCTCTTCCTCACCGTGGTCGGCGTCGGCGGCGTCGCGATCCTGGTCGACCTGCTCACCGTCGGCGTGCGCCGGCCCGCGCTGGCCGGCCTGCCGATGCTCGCCATCTACTCGGTGCCGGTGGCGATCTACCCGGAGAGCGTGCCCACGCTGCCGTTCGTGATCGGTGCGGTCGGCTACCTGTGGCTGCTGGTCGCGGACAACGTCGAGCGGGTGCGCCGGTTCGGCCGCCGGTTCACCGGCGACGGCCGGGACGTGGACGTCTGGGCGCCGTCCCCGCTGGCCGCGGCCGGTCGCCGGCTCGCGGTGGTGGGCGTGGTCGCGGCCGTGGCGGTGCCGCTGGCGGTGCCCACGTTCAGCAGCGGGCTGCTGACCAGGCTGACCCAGACCACCGGCGCCGGTGAGGGCGCCGGCACCGGCCGCGGCGGCAGCGCCGGCAAGATCGACCTGTTCGCGGCGCTCAAGGGGCAACTGCAGAACACCGAGACGATCGAGTACCTGACCGTCACCACGAACAATCCGGCCCCGTACTACCTGCGGTTCGGCGTGGCCGACAACCTGACGCCGGAGGGCTTCCGCAACCAGGCGCCGAACGGCGACCCGGCCAACCGGCGGATCTCGCCGCCGATGGTGGCCAGGTCCGGGCTGGAGCAGCGGGAGTACTCCGCGAGCATCACGGTCAGCGAGCGCTTCGAGATGCCGATGCTGCCGGTCTACGCGAACCTGACGAACGCGGGCGACCTCGACTCCGGCTGGTTCTACGACGACTCGTTGCAGATCGTCTACTCGAACCGGCGGACCGCGAAGAGCGCGGAGTACTCGTTCACCTACGTCGCGCCGGAGTACACCGCGGAGGCGCTGCGCGGAGCCCGCGACCTGGACCCGGACAGCGTGATCAGGCAGCAGTACACGCAGAAGCCGCAGCTCACCGCGGAGCAGCAGGCCGAGGTGAAGAACATCGTCGAGGGCGAGATCAAGGGCGCCACCACGCAGTACGACAAGGTGCGGGCGCTGTACGACTACTTCTCCCGGGAGAATGGCTTCTCCTACAGCCTGAGCACCGAGACCGGCTCGACCGGCTCCGACCTGCTGGACTTCCTCGACCGCCGGACCGGGTACTGCCAGCAGTACGCGACCGCGCTGGCCTGGCTGCTCCGCGACGCGGGCATCCCGGCCCGGGTGGCGTTCGGATTCACCCGCGGCACGCCGTCGGGCGACCCGAACACGTACACGCTGACGAACCAGAACGCGCACGCCTGGACCGAGGTCTACTTCGAGGGCTTCGGCTGGGTGCCGTTCGACGCCACGCCGGCGCAGGCCGTGCCCGGTGCCGCGCGCGGCGACTGGGCGCCGGACGTGGACGCCACCCAGGCGCCCACCGCGTCCGCGGGACCGACCACGAGCACGTCGCCCGGGGCCGCGTCGAGCGCGGCGCCGGGCGAGCGCCCGGACCGGGACACCGACGAGGACACCGCGGACGCCGCCGGCGTGATCACGCCGCAGGGCCCGCGCTGGCCGTGGTACCTGGCCGCGGGCACGATCGTGCTGCTGGCCCTGCTCGCGGTGCCCGCGCTGCTCCGCTCCTCGGCCCGGCGCCGCCGGTCCGCCCCGGCGTCCGTCGCCACGGTCACGGCCGCCGGCCCGGAGGAGCCCGGCCGGATGTCGCTCCTGGGCCCCTCGCCGGAGCTGGAACGGTCCCGGCGGGACGCGCACGCGGCCTGGGCCGAGATGCTGGACACGATGATCGACTACCGGGTCGAGGTGAACCCGGCCGAGACGCCGCGCAACACGGTGGACCGGCTGACCCGGCAGGAGTCGCTGACGCCGGAGGCCGCGTCCGCCGCCGCGCTGCTGGGCAGCGCCGAGGAGCATGCCCGGTACGCCCGCACGCCGCTGACCGGCACCGACCTGGGCGGCGCGCTGGCCCGGCTGCGGCAGGGGCTGTCCGTGCACACCACCCGCCGGGTGCGGATGCAGGCGGTGCTGATGCCGCCGTCCGTGCTGCGCCGCTGGAAGACCGGGATCGGTGACCGGTACGCGGCCGTGGTCGGCATGTTCGGCCGCTGGCGCGACGCGACGCTGCGGCTCAGCCCACGGCGGCTGCTCGCCCGCTCCCGCTGA
- a CDS encoding DUF3040 domain-containing protein, with amino-acid sequence MPLSEHEQRLFDQIERSLAEDPKFASAVRASDPRFQARRRLIVAAVAIIAGLALLVYGAVIRTPLLGVAGFVVMLGAAAFAMTSYRKSQSPDLHVVGGTASRRTRQRRLSFIDRLEERWRQRPEGHR; translated from the coding sequence GTGCCGCTCTCGGAGCACGAGCAGCGGCTGTTCGATCAGATCGAGCGGTCGCTGGCCGAGGACCCGAAATTCGCCTCGGCGGTGCGCGCCAGCGATCCGCGCTTTCAGGCGCGACGTCGTCTGATCGTCGCCGCTGTCGCGATCATTGCCGGGCTCGCTTTGCTTGTCTATGGTGCGGTGATCAGGACTCCGCTGCTCGGCGTGGCCGGGTTTGTGGTCATGCTCGGTGCGGCGGCGTTCGCGATGACGTCGTACCGTAAGTCCCAATCGCCGGACCTGCACGTCGTCGGCGGCACCGCCAGCCGCCGCACCAGGCAACGCCGCCTGTCGTTCATCGACCGGCTCGAGGAGCGCTGGCGTCAGCGTCCCGAGGGACATCGCTGA
- a CDS encoding DNA polymerase IV: protein MGRSQSVGRERDPRFGADADDTGCPILHVDMDAFYPSVEIHRRPALRGKPVIVGGLGNRGVVSSASYEAREFGVRSAMPMTRARALCPHAVFLSPDFEAYTAASRAVMRILRDTTPLVEPLSLDEAFLDVGGARRLLGRPAEIAAKIRARVAGELGLTCTVGVAPTKFLAKLGSTRGKPDGLMVIPSGLVLEFLHPLPVAALWGVGERSAETLQRLGLRTVGDLAQAPISLLRSAVGEAAAAHLHELAWGRDPRAVQPEHVDKSIGAEVTFDTDLTDRGEIRKTMLALAGRVATRLRAAGHAGRTVSIKIRRADFQTLNRSRTLASPTDVAREIFDTAWALYAAMPHPGPLRLVGVRVEGLVDGASAARQPELGAPAHGWREAETAIDAAAARFGGAVIRPASLLGGADQRRPENPSRP, encoded by the coding sequence ATGGGGCGAAGTCAGTCGGTGGGCCGCGAGCGGGACCCGCGTTTCGGGGCGGACGCGGACGACACCGGCTGCCCGATCCTGCACGTCGACATGGACGCGTTCTATCCGTCCGTCGAGATCCACCGGCGTCCCGCGCTGCGCGGCAAGCCGGTGATCGTCGGCGGGCTCGGCAACCGCGGCGTGGTCAGCTCCGCGAGCTACGAGGCCCGCGAGTTCGGCGTGCGCAGCGCGATGCCGATGACCCGGGCCCGCGCCCTCTGCCCGCACGCGGTGTTCCTCTCGCCCGACTTCGAGGCCTACACGGCCGCCTCCCGCGCGGTCATGCGAATCCTGCGGGACACCACGCCGCTGGTCGAGCCGCTGTCACTGGACGAGGCGTTCCTCGACGTGGGCGGCGCCCGGCGGCTGCTCGGCCGCCCGGCCGAGATCGCCGCCAAGATCCGCGCCCGGGTCGCCGGTGAGCTGGGCCTGACCTGCACGGTCGGCGTCGCGCCCACCAAATTCCTGGCCAAGCTGGGCTCCACCCGCGGCAAGCCGGACGGCCTGATGGTCATCCCGTCCGGCCTGGTGCTGGAGTTCCTCCACCCGCTGCCGGTCGCCGCGCTCTGGGGCGTGGGGGAGCGGTCCGCGGAGACGCTGCAACGGCTCGGCCTGCGCACGGTCGGCGACCTCGCGCAGGCACCGATCTCGCTGCTGCGCTCCGCGGTCGGCGAGGCCGCGGCGGCGCACCTGCACGAGTTGGCGTGGGGCCGCGATCCGCGCGCGGTCCAGCCGGAGCACGTCGACAAGTCGATCGGCGCGGAGGTGACGTTCGACACTGATCTAACCGACCGGGGCGAGATCAGGAAGACGATGCTGGCGCTCGCCGGCAGGGTCGCCACGCGGCTGCGCGCGGCCGGGCACGCCGGCCGGACGGTCTCCATCAAGATCCGCCGGGCCGACTTTCAGACGCTCAACCGGTCCCGCACGCTGGCGTCACCGACCGACGTGGCCCGGGAGATCTTCGATACCGCGTGGGCGCTTTACGCTGCTATGCCGCATCCCGGCCCGCTCCGGCTGGTCGGCGTGCGGGTCGAGGGCCTGGTGGACGGCGCCTCCGCGGCCCGGCAACCGGAACTGGGCGCGCCCGCGCACGGCTGGCGCGAGGCGGAGACCGCCATCGATGCCGCGGCGGCCCGGTTCGGCGGCGCGGTGATCCGCCCGGCGAGTCTCCTCGGCGGCGCCGACCAGCGACGGCCCGAAAATCCCTCCCGACCGTGA
- a CDS encoding TetR/AcrR family transcriptional regulator, which yields MTVPTTATARPQRRDAARNREQILAAATAAFAERGANVDVREIARAAGVGMGTLYRHFATKDHLLGAVIKRDFDAWMDEALRAAERSDPWAGLEAFLEDALARQNADRALMDGVFRVLATTSLLDDCRSRMSEVINLLLDRAHAAGVLRPDVGEADIALTLMSIGKIIELTEAGRPGLWRRQLRITLDGLRADGHTPISEPPITIADLDAAVCHSIPPLENP from the coding sequence GTGACCGTCCCGACCACCGCCACCGCACGGCCGCAGCGCCGGGACGCCGCGCGGAACCGCGAGCAGATCCTGGCCGCGGCCACCGCGGCGTTCGCCGAGCGCGGCGCCAACGTCGACGTGCGGGAGATCGCCCGCGCCGCCGGCGTCGGCATGGGCACGCTCTACCGGCACTTCGCCACGAAGGACCACCTGCTCGGCGCCGTGATCAAGCGCGACTTCGACGCCTGGATGGACGAGGCGCTGCGGGCCGCCGAGCGAAGCGACCCGTGGGCCGGCCTGGAGGCGTTCCTGGAGGACGCGCTGGCCCGGCAGAACGCGGACCGCGCGCTGATGGACGGCGTCTTCCGGGTGCTGGCCACCACGTCGCTGCTGGACGACTGCCGGTCCCGGATGAGCGAGGTGATCAACCTGCTGCTCGACCGCGCGCACGCGGCCGGGGTGCTCCGCCCGGACGTCGGCGAGGCGGACATCGCGCTCACGCTGATGTCCATCGGCAAGATCATCGAACTCACCGAGGCCGGCCGGCCCGGCCTGTGGCGACGCCAGCTCCGGATCACGCTGGACGGCCTGCGCGCGGACGGTCACACCCCGATCTCCGAACCTCCGATCACCATCGCCGACCTCGACGCCGCGGTCTGCCACTCGATCCCGCCCCTGGAGAACCCATGA
- a CDS encoding MDR family MFS transporter codes for MTTAPPAPDATAGGAVAPRMTKRQINEALTGLMMGIFVSILASTVVANALPRVISDLGGSQSVYTWVVTAELLAMTATVPLWGKLADLYNQKLLIQLSLSLFVVGSLLAGFAPNSEVLIASRVVQGIGAGGLTALVQVVMAAIIPPRELGRYSGIFGAVFATGTVAGPLIGGVLVDTDWLGWRWTFFFGVPFALLAIVLLQKTLSLPTVGRRVKVDYLGAFLIMAGVSTLLIWVTLAGNTFAWASWWTAGLVTGGLVLIALALVVESRVEEPIIPLDIFRSRTVSLSTLASLLVGVAMFGSTVFLSQYFQLSLGKSPTEAGLLSLPMIFGLMVSSTIAGALITKTGKWKVYLVAGAAIMIAGLGLLSTIGAGTSLWVLGAEMAVLGVGVGLLMQNLVLAAQNDVPAHELGAATSVLSFFRSLGGSVGVSVLGAILANRVAGNIEDQLGPAAAAAPGGAGHGAVPDLSTLPPELLAVIQNAYGAATGDLFLVAIPFAVLTLIAVLFIKETPLKTTSGLDRLAEEGHQAPASPAVPH; via the coding sequence ATGACCACCGCCCCACCCGCGCCGGACGCCACCGCCGGCGGCGCGGTCGCCCCACGCATGACGAAGCGCCAGATCAACGAGGCGCTCACCGGCCTGATGATGGGCATCTTCGTCTCCATCCTCGCCTCCACGGTGGTGGCCAACGCGCTGCCGCGGGTCATCTCCGACCTGGGTGGCAGCCAGTCCGTCTACACCTGGGTGGTCACCGCCGAGTTGCTGGCGATGACCGCGACCGTCCCGCTCTGGGGCAAGCTCGCCGACCTGTACAACCAGAAGCTCCTGATCCAGCTGTCGCTCAGCCTGTTCGTGGTCGGTTCGCTGCTGGCCGGGTTCGCGCCGAACAGCGAGGTGCTGATCGCCAGCCGCGTGGTGCAGGGCATCGGCGCCGGCGGCCTCACCGCGCTGGTCCAGGTGGTGATGGCCGCGATCATCCCGCCGCGCGAGCTGGGCCGGTACTCCGGCATCTTCGGCGCGGTGTTCGCGACCGGCACCGTGGCCGGCCCGCTGATCGGCGGCGTGCTGGTCGACACGGACTGGCTCGGCTGGCGCTGGACGTTCTTCTTCGGCGTGCCGTTCGCCCTGCTGGCGATCGTCCTGCTGCAGAAGACGCTGTCGCTGCCCACGGTCGGCCGCCGGGTCAAGGTGGACTACCTCGGCGCGTTCCTGATCATGGCGGGCGTCTCCACGCTGCTGATCTGGGTCACGCTGGCCGGCAACACCTTCGCCTGGGCGTCCTGGTGGACCGCGGGCCTGGTCACCGGCGGGCTGGTGCTGATCGCGCTGGCGCTGGTGGTCGAGTCCCGGGTCGAGGAGCCGATCATTCCGCTGGACATCTTCCGGTCCCGCACGGTCAGCCTGAGCACGCTCGCCAGCCTGCTGGTCGGCGTCGCGATGTTCGGCAGCACGGTCTTCCTGTCGCAGTACTTCCAGCTCTCGCTGGGCAAGTCGCCGACCGAGGCCGGGCTGCTCAGCCTTCCGATGATCTTCGGGCTGATGGTCTCGTCCACGATCGCGGGCGCGCTGATCACCAAGACCGGGAAGTGGAAGGTGTACCTGGTCGCCGGCGCGGCCATCATGATCGCCGGCCTGGGGCTGCTCAGCACGATCGGCGCGGGCACCAGCCTGTGGGTGCTCGGCGCGGAGATGGCCGTGCTCGGCGTCGGCGTCGGCCTGCTCATGCAGAACCTGGTGCTGGCCGCGCAGAACGACGTGCCCGCGCACGAGCTCGGCGCCGCCACGTCCGTGCTGTCGTTCTTCCGTAGCCTCGGCGGCTCGGTCGGCGTCAGCGTGCTCGGCGCGATCCTGGCCAACCGGGTCGCCGGGAACATCGAGGATCAGCTCGGCCCGGCCGCGGCGGCCGCGCCGGGCGGTGCCGGGCACGGCGCGGTACCGGACCTGTCCACGCTGCCGCCGGAACTGCTCGCGGTCATCCAGAACGCGTACGGCGCGGCCACCGGCGACCTGTTCCTGGTGGCGATCCCGTTCGCGGTGCTGACGCTGATCGCGGTGCTGTTCATCAAGGAGACGCCGCTCAAGACCACGAGCGGCCTGGACCGCCTGGCCGAGGAGGGCCACCAGGCCCCGGCCTCGCCGGCCGTACCGCACTGA
- a CDS encoding alkaline phosphatase family protein, producing MTAGPFEVVRPAYGRASLADVMPSALAVLGVPGSPDPLALRDRLPGVRRVAVLLVDGLGTYQLPAASAIGGTVADLSAGRLGHHTPLTSGFPSTTPVSLVTLGTGAPPGEHGVLGISLHLPGTDRVLPLLRWSDEPDPATFQPLPTGLERAVAAGVRATSVTRPEFRGSGLTTAANRGGAFRGASDVDELVTEILGALSGGDPPVLVSGYFRDLDKAGHESGLTSPEWAAAAADVDALVTRLADGLPADAALLVTADHGQFDVPPDRRYDLDADPRLSAGVRYVAGEPRVRYLHVEPGAADDVVAAWRAVLGADAEVVTRAEAVAAGWFGPVPERHLARIGDVVVTMRDRAVVLATAHEPRAVSELIAFHGSNTAVEMSVPLFVITKR from the coding sequence GTGACGGCCGGCCCGTTCGAGGTGGTGCGGCCGGCGTACGGCCGGGCCAGCCTCGCCGACGTGATGCCGTCCGCGCTCGCGGTGCTGGGCGTGCCCGGCTCGCCGGACCCGCTCGCGCTGCGCGACCGGCTGCCGGGCGTGCGGCGGGTGGCCGTGCTCCTGGTGGACGGGCTGGGCACGTACCAGTTGCCGGCCGCGTCCGCGATCGGCGGCACGGTCGCCGACCTGAGCGCCGGCCGGCTCGGCCACCACACGCCGCTGACCTCGGGCTTCCCGTCGACCACGCCGGTCAGCCTGGTCACGCTGGGCACCGGCGCGCCGCCCGGTGAGCACGGCGTCCTCGGCATCTCGCTGCACCTGCCCGGCACCGACCGGGTGCTGCCGCTGCTGCGCTGGAGCGACGAGCCGGACCCGGCGACGTTCCAGCCGCTGCCGACCGGGCTGGAGCGCGCGGTCGCGGCCGGGGTGCGGGCCACGTCGGTGACCAGGCCGGAGTTCCGGGGGAGCGGCCTGACCACGGCCGCGAACCGGGGCGGCGCGTTCCGCGGCGCCTCGGACGTGGACGAGCTGGTCACCGAGATCCTGGGCGCGCTGTCCGGCGGTGACCCGCCGGTGCTGGTCTCCGGCTACTTCCGCGACCTGGACAAGGCGGGCCACGAGTCCGGCCTGACCTCGCCGGAGTGGGCGGCCGCGGCCGCGGACGTGGACGCGCTGGTGACCCGCCTCGCGGACGGCCTGCCGGCGGACGCGGCGCTGCTGGTGACCGCGGACCACGGCCAGTTCGACGTGCCACCGGACCGGCGGTACGACCTGGACGCCGACCCGCGGCTGTCGGCCGGCGTGCGGTACGTGGCCGGCGAGCCCCGGGTCCGCTACCTGCACGTGGAGCCGGGCGCGGCGGACGACGTGGTCGCGGCCTGGCGCGCCGTGCTGGGCGCGGACGCGGAGGTGGTCACGCGCGCCGAGGCGGTGGCGGCCGGCTGGTTCGGCCCGGTGCCGGAGCGGCACCTGGCGCGGATCGGCGACGTGGTGGTGACCATGCGGGACCGGGCCGTGGTGCTGGCGACCGCGCACGAGCCGCGCGCGGTCTCCGAGCTGATCGCGTTCCACGGGTCGAACACGGCCGTGGAGATGTCCGTACCCCTCTTCGTGATCACGAAGCGGTAG
- a CDS encoding methyltransferase domain-containing protein has translation MTPRTAAVWEALRRELRRAGGRELTVLDVGGGTGGFAVPLAELGHRVTVVDASPDALATLVRRATDAGVADRVRAVQGDGDALAGLIGDEAADLVLCHAVLEVVDHPADVVAAVAAALRPGGAVSLLVAGRAAAVLGRAVNGHLDAAARVLSDPAGCAGPRDTLRRRYDAASATALLEAAGLTVEQIHGVRVFADLLPAAVAEADPQALLDLELAAAAHAPYRDLAAQLHLFARK, from the coding sequence ATGACACCTCGCACCGCCGCCGTCTGGGAGGCGCTGCGCCGTGAGCTGCGCCGGGCCGGCGGCCGTGAGCTGACCGTGCTCGACGTGGGCGGTGGCACCGGCGGGTTCGCCGTGCCGCTGGCCGAATTGGGCCACCGCGTCACGGTGGTGGACGCCAGCCCGGACGCGCTGGCCACGCTGGTCCGCCGGGCCACCGACGCGGGCGTGGCCGACCGGGTGCGGGCGGTCCAGGGCGACGGCGACGCGCTGGCCGGGCTGATCGGTGACGAGGCCGCCGACCTGGTGCTCTGCCACGCGGTGCTGGAGGTCGTGGACCATCCGGCGGACGTGGTGGCCGCGGTCGCCGCCGCGCTGCGGCCGGGCGGCGCGGTGAGCCTGCTGGTCGCGGGCCGGGCGGCGGCGGTGCTGGGCCGCGCGGTCAACGGCCACCTGGACGCGGCGGCCCGGGTGCTGTCGGATCCGGCGGGGTGCGCGGGGCCGCGGGACACGCTGCGCCGCCGCTACGACGCGGCGAGCGCGACCGCGCTGCTGGAGGCCGCCGGGCTGACGGTCGAGCAGATCCACGGGGTACGGGTCTTCGCCGACCTGCTCCCGGCCGCGGTGGCGGAGGCGGACCCGCAGGCGCTGCTGGACCTGGAGCTGGCCGCGGCGGCGCACGCGCCGTACCGGGACCTCGCCGCCCAACTGCACCTGTTCGCGCGCAAGTGA
- a CDS encoding VOC family protein, which yields MTDRQSVRQLRLVVTATDYQEAVRFYRDVLGLPEQAAFSSEDGHVTILDAGRATLEITDPRHAAYIDEVEVGRRVAGHIRVAFEVDDSAAATATLAAAGAEVIAPPTVTPWNSLNARLDGPANLQLTLFEELS from the coding sequence ATGACCGATCGACAGTCCGTACGCCAGCTGCGCCTCGTCGTCACCGCCACCGACTACCAGGAGGCGGTCCGCTTCTACCGGGACGTGCTCGGCCTGCCCGAACAGGCCGCGTTCTCCTCCGAGGACGGCCACGTGACCATCCTGGACGCGGGCCGCGCCACGCTGGAGATCACCGATCCGCGGCACGCCGCGTACATCGACGAGGTGGAGGTGGGGCGGCGCGTCGCCGGTCACATCCGGGTCGCGTTCGAGGTGGACGACTCGGCCGCCGCGACCGCCACGCTGGCCGCGGCCGGCGCCGAGGTGATCGCGCCACCCACGGTCACGCCGTGGAACTCGCTCAACGCCCGGCTCGACGGCCCGGCGAACCTCCAGCTCACCCTCTTCGAGGAGCTGTCCTGA